The following proteins are co-located in the Bombus pyrosoma isolate SC7728 linkage group LG12, ASM1482585v1, whole genome shotgun sequence genome:
- the LOC122573550 gene encoding myosin heavy chain 95F isoform X3, which translates to MENQQVWVRDPQEGFIIGKFMDMVDGDALIIPLDPKYPQRTCPLDEVYPAGEYTKDVEDNCALMYLNEATLLNNVRTRYFKDRIYTYVANILIAVNPYWEVKDLYSAETIKAYKGKSLGETPPHVFAIADKAFRDMKVLKQSQSIIVSGESGAGKTESTKYLLRYLCDLWGSTAGPIEQKILDANPVLEAFGNAKTKRNNNSSRFGKFMEVHFDSKCQVVGGYISHYLLEKSRVCLQSPDERNYHVFYMMCAGAPPELRAKLGITRPDDFQYLKNGCTQYFCNEESEKKLNDAQKSRDQSIKGTLHDPILDDVEGFNAIDQEKATALTRLGLTEAERMEIYTMVAAVLHLGNITFEDNPEDTKGGSRISANSEKAVLMSAKLLAVDPEELRQALVSKVMQTSRGGIKGTVIMVPLKVYEANNARDALAKAIYSKLFDHIVARINKSIPFKASSYYIGVLDIAGFEYFKVNSFEQFCINYCNEKLQQFFNERILKYEQDLYARESLNVPKISYVDNQDCIDLIESKNMGVFSLLDEESKLPTHSFAHFTSEVHRVWNGHFRITLPRTSRLKAHRELRDDEGFVIRHYAGGVCYQTNQFIEKNNDALHASLEALIQESNNKFLRTQFANNSRQKGKLTFISVGSKFKTQLGELMDKLKSTGTNFIRCIKPNNEMVAHQFDGNSILGQLRCSGMTSVLELMEHGYPSRVPFQELYNMYKSYLPPELAKLEPRFFCEALLHSLKLNKKDFKFGITRVFFKPGKFAEFDKIMKSDPENLRKLVANVKKWLLKSRWNKMQFCALSVIKLKNKIIYRRQHLIILQKTARMYIAKKQHRPRIKGTAKIEKLKTQLSGMEETSEQLKNREKPMGDIKRLQRDLNAAVEKIKMNEKIKPVEIDSLYTNLVNQVNKQMALLQDMVEQQKIAEEQARLRKIQQELELEKQRKEEDERKKREEEENRRKKHDIEMRRKAEEEQKKKQEEEDKKSDELRKAQLEKEAMENSKYRELLEQERRDHELAVRLAQESNGQVEDSPPFVRRSEQVRNNQAAMANKKYDLSKWKYSELRDAINTSCDIELLEACRHEFHRRLKVYHAWKARNRRRTTMDENERAPKSIMEAAAKTSVPQMKQPIIGSSQRYFRIPFVRPAASGQQDNSHTSCKRGWWYAHFDGQYVARQMELHPDKAPILLVAGIDDMQMCELSLDETGLTRKRGAEVLEHEFNREWEKHGGKPYVPPCDRKK; encoded by the exons ATGGAGAATCAGCAGGTGTGGGTGCGAGACCCTCAAGAGGGTTTCATAATCGGCAAGTTCATGGACATGGTCGACGGGGATGCGTTGATCATACCATTGGATCCGAAATATCCGCAACGCACTTGTCCGCTGGACGAAGTTTATCCTGCTGGAGAATACACCAAAGACGTTGAagataatt GCGCTCTGATGTACCTGAATGAGGCCACGCTGCTCAACAACGTACGAACTCGTTACTTCAAGGATAGAATATAC ACTTACGTGGCCAATATCTTAATCGCTGTAAATCCATATTGGGAGGTCAAGGATCTTTATTCTGCTGAAACGATCAAGGCTTATAAGGGAAAGTCTTTGGGAGAGACGCCACCTCATGTTTTCGCTATTG CGGATAAAGCGTTTAGAGATATGAAAGTACTGAAGCAATCACAAAGTATCATCGTTTCTGGGGAATCAGGAGCAGGGAAAACCGAATCTACCAAGTATCTGCTACGATATCTCTGTGACTTATGGGGATCAACGGCTGGGCCGATCGAACAGAAGATTTTAGATG CTAATCCAGTGCTGGAAGCTTTTGGAAACGCAAAGACCAAACGAAACAATAATAGTTCTCGTTTTGGTAAATTCATGGAGGTTCATTTCGATTCGAAATGTCAAGTGGTCGGCGGTTACATTTCCCATTATCTGTTGGAAAAGTCGAGAGTGTGTCTTCAAAGTCCTGACGAGAGAAACTACCATGTCTTTTACATGATGTGTGCCGGAGCCCCTCCAGAACTTCGCGCGAAACTAGGGATTACGAGGCCAGACGATTTTCAGTATCTAAAGAATGGTTGTACGCAGTACTTTTGCAACGAGGAGTcggaaaaaaaattgaacgatgCTCAAAAGAGTCGCGATCAGAGCATAAAAGGTACCTTGCACGATCCAATCTTGGATGACGTTGAAGGATTCAATGCCATCGATcaa GAAAAAGCAACg GCTTTAACACGTCTTGGTTTAACTGAAGCGGAAAGAATGGAAATTTACACAATGGTAGCTGCGGTACTCCACCTTGGGAATATCACATTCGAGGACAATCCCGAAGATACGAAGGGCGGCTCTAGGATATCCGCTAATTCTGAGAAAGCAGTATTAATGAGTGCGAAGTTATTGGCTGTTGATCCAGAGGAACTCAGACAAGCTTTGGTATCGAAAGTAATGCAGACTAGTCGCGGCGGTATCAAGGGAACGGTCATCAT GGTACCACTGAAAGTCTACGAAGCCAATAATGCCAGGGACGCTCTGGCTAAAGCTATTTACAGTAAATTATTCGATCATATCGTAGCTCGTATCAATAAGAGTATACCTTTTAAAGCTTCGAGCTATTATATTGGAGTTTTAGACATTGCAGGGTTTG AGTACTTTAAGGTCAACAGTTTTgaacaattttgtataaattattgtaatgaaaagttacaacaattttttaatgaaaggaTCTTGAAATACGAGCAAGATCTTTATGCAAGAGAATCGCTTAATGTACCGAAGATATCTTACGTGGATAATCAGGACTGTATTG atttaatcGAATCGAAGAACATGGGGGTTTTCAGTCTCTTAGATGAAGAATCAAAATTACCAACTCACAGTTTTGCACACTTTACCAGCGAAGTTCATCGTGTTTGGAATGGTCATTTTAGAATAACCCTACCGCGAACTTCTCGTTTGAAAGCCCACCGAGAATTGCGTGACGATGAAGGATTCGTAATTCGTCATTATGCTGGTGGTGTTTGTTATCAAACG aATCAATTCATTGAGAAAAACAACGATGCTCTACATGCCTCCTTGGAAGCATTAATTCAAGaaagtaataacaaatttctaagAACACAGTTTGCCAATAATTCTCGTCAGAAAGGGAAACTTACTTTCATCAGTGTAGGCAGTAAATTTAAAACACAACTTGGGGAACTAatggataaattaaaaagcacC ggaacaaattttattcgctgCATCAAACCGAACAACGAGATGGTGGCCCATCAATTCGACGGAAACAGCATTTTGGGACAGCTTCGTTGTTCTGGAATGACGTCTGTTTTAGAACTCATGGAACATGGCTATCCTAGTAGGGTTCCATTCCAGGAATTGTATAACATGTACAAATCTTATCTTCCCCCAGAATTGGCCAAACTGGAGCCCAGATTTTTTTGCGAAGCGTTGCTTCATAGcttaaaattgaataagaaAGATTTTAAGTTTGGAATTACCAGAGTTTTTTTCAAGCCTGGAAAATTTGCTGAATTCGATAAGATCATGAAATCGGATCCTGAGAATCTAAGGAAGTTGGTAGCTAACGTGAAGAAGTGGTTACTTAAGTCTCGGTGGAACAAGATGCAGTTTTGTGCGTTATCTGTGATcaagttgaaaaataaaatcatctaTCGAAGACagcatttaattattttgcaaaaaacAGCGAGGATGTACATAGCTAAGAAGCAACATCGTCCTCGTATAAAGGGAACAGCGAAGATCGAGAAGTTGAAGACACAGTTAAGTGGCATGGAAGAAACGTCCGAGCAATTGAAAAACCGTGAAAAACCTATGGGCGACATTAAAAGACTGCAGAGGGATTTGAATGCGGCTgttgagaaaataaagatgaatgaaaaaataaaaccagTGGAAATCGATTCTTTGTATACGAATTTGGTGAACCAGGTGAACAAACAAATGGCGTTGTTGCAAGATATGGTCGAGCAACAGAAGATTGCTGAGGAACAAGCAAGACTGAGGAAAATCCAACAGGAGTTAGAACTCGAAAAgcagagaaaggaagaggatgaacggaaaaagagagaggaggaagaaaatagaagaaagaaacacgatATCGAGATGAGAAGGAAGGCAGAAGAGGagcaaaagaaaaagcaagaagaagaagataagaaATCTGATGAGCTTCGTAAA GCACAGTTGGAAAAAGAAGCAATGGAAAACAGCAAATATCGTGAGTTATTGGAGCAAGAAAGAAGGGATCATGAATTGGCAGTCAGATTAGCTCAAGAATCGAACGGTCAAGTCGAAGATTCTCCACCATTTGTGCGAAG atcgGAGCAAGTGCGCAATAATCAGGCAGCTATGGCcaataaaaaatacgatttatcTAAGTGGAAGTATTCGGAATTACGTGACGCTATAAACACATCCTGCGATATCGAATTGTTAGAG GCTTGTCGTCATGAATTCCATCGAAGACTAAAAGTTTACCACGCGTGGAAAGCGAGAAATCGCAGGCGAACAACCAtggatgaaaatgaaagagcaCCAAAATCTATTATGGAAGCCG CTGCCAAAACCTCAGTGCCTCAAATGAAACAGCCCATAATCGGATCATCGCAACGATATTTCAGAATTCCCTTCGTACGACCAGCTGCATCCGGTCAGCAAGATAACTCGCATACATCTTGTAAACGAGGATGGTGGTATGCTCATTTCGATGGTCAATACGTTGCCAGACAGATGGAACTTCATCCTGATAAGGCACCGATTCTGTTGGTGGCAG GTATTGATGACATGCAAATGTGCGAACTGAGCCTAGATGAGACTGGATTGACGAGGAAACGCGGGGCCGAGGTATTGGAACACGAGTTCAATCGTGAATGGGAGAAACACGGAGGCAAACCGTACGTACCTCCGTGTGATCGTAAGAAATGA